The Commensalibacter nepenthis genome has a window encoding:
- a CDS encoding carboxylesterase/lipase family protein — translation MVFLRLLRSLLLIEIIYLTMPASFADTQKMQPLSSPIVSLQNEGKIQGYFDSNLAIFKGIPYAAPPINSYRWLPPQPVREWQGIRKTTEFAPMCSQKPNSWDKDPSFQKTNEDCLYLNIWAPESYFSNFNNQHSFPVMIWIHGGGFVSGGSSLPVYDPSELAKQGVIVVSFNYRLGRFGFFAHPALNSESEEDKSANYGLMDQIAVLKWVQNNIPSFGGDSNNVTIFGESAGGASILSLMTIPEAKGLFNKAIIQSGTGHTRAFPPTPKDKAEIIGDHFAQKHQISGKSVETAKQLRSLSTDDIVDDLNIQNLQPDFFSGLIIDQTLLTQSLDKAYEKGNFYPVPLMIGDNDGDGVLLSKITLSDLNKELDTTSDEINHIYNPDRKKSETNIVRQLIADIQFLEPTRKLTREFIKKNIPVYRYRFSYIADTARSYSSFGAPHFSEVPFVFNTLNRVYQSVSNQDRAMGKAMMTSWVNFAKNGNPSVTGFPNFLTVNQAPQQLIHYTMSGIRFENDPFQNRLDFIESLFNRKANKAKTSTQNIPIKAN, via the coding sequence ATGGTTTTTTTACGCTTACTCAGATCATTATTATTAATAGAAATTATATATTTAACCATGCCAGCGTCTTTTGCTGATACTCAGAAAATGCAGCCTCTAAGTTCACCGATTGTTTCTTTACAAAACGAGGGGAAAATCCAAGGATATTTTGATAGTAACTTGGCTATATTTAAGGGCATTCCTTATGCAGCACCTCCGATTAATTCCTATCGTTGGCTTCCTCCTCAACCTGTTCGAGAATGGCAAGGCATAAGAAAAACAACAGAATTTGCCCCAATGTGCAGTCAAAAACCAAATAGTTGGGATAAAGACCCCTCTTTTCAAAAAACAAACGAGGATTGTTTATATCTGAATATCTGGGCACCTGAATCTTATTTTTCGAATTTTAACAATCAGCACTCTTTTCCTGTCATGATTTGGATACATGGGGGTGGATTTGTTTCTGGAGGCAGCTCTCTACCGGTTTATGATCCTTCTGAACTTGCAAAACAAGGCGTAATCGTTGTTAGTTTCAATTATCGGCTTGGTCGGTTTGGCTTTTTTGCTCATCCCGCTTTGAATAGTGAGAGCGAAGAAGACAAATCCGCTAATTATGGATTAATGGATCAAATAGCTGTTTTAAAGTGGGTTCAAAACAATATTCCATCTTTTGGTGGCGACAGTAATAATGTGACAATATTTGGAGAATCTGCTGGTGGTGCCTCTATTTTATCTTTGATGACTATCCCAGAAGCAAAAGGGTTGTTTAATAAAGCAATTATTCAATCTGGAACAGGACATACGCGAGCTTTTCCCCCTACACCCAAAGATAAAGCTGAAATCATCGGCGATCATTTTGCTCAAAAACACCAGATTTCAGGAAAATCGGTTGAGACAGCAAAACAACTTAGATCTCTGTCAACCGATGATATTGTCGATGATCTAAATATTCAAAATTTACAACCTGATTTCTTTTCTGGATTAATTATTGATCAAACGCTTTTAACCCAATCTCTGGATAAAGCCTATGAAAAAGGCAATTTCTATCCAGTTCCATTAATGATTGGGGACAATGATGGCGATGGTGTCTTGCTTTCTAAAATAACGTTATCGGATTTAAACAAAGAATTAGATACAACAAGTGATGAAATTAATCATATTTATAATCCTGACAGAAAAAAGTCAGAAACAAATATTGTGCGCCAACTCATTGCAGATATTCAATTTTTAGAACCAACACGCAAATTAACACGTGAATTCATAAAGAAAAATATCCCCGTATATCGTTATCGATTTTCATATATTGCCGATACCGCACGTTCCTATAGCTCTTTTGGAGCCCCGCATTTTTCAGAAGTCCCCTTTGTATTCAATACGCTTAATCGTGTATATCAATCTGTCAGTAATCAAGACAGAGCAATGGGCAAAGCAATGATGACATCATGGGTCAATTTTGCCAAAAATGGCAACCCATCGGTCACAGGATTTCCAAATTTTCTTACTGTCAACCAAGCTCCTCAACAGTTAATTCATTACACAATGAGTGGCATTAGGTTTGAAAATGATCCTTTTCAAAATCGACTAGATTTCATTGAATCCCTTTTCAATCGTAAAGCAAACAAAGCAAAAACTTCAACGCAGAATATTCCAATCAAAGCAAATTGA
- a CDS encoding Glu/Leu/Phe/Val family dehydrogenase, with protein sequence MFDIYGGPVFGMARQQFLQAADILEIPSDQRDRLLYPKRAIAVTCPIHRDDGSTIVYEGYRVQHHLSLGPAKGGVRFSPHVDIGEVAALSLWMSWKCALMNLPYGGAKGGVRVDPYSLSPKELEALSRRFMQELIPFVGPHVDVMAPDIGTNEQVMAWFMDTYSNDAGQTVTEIVTGKPVSCGGTVGRREATGRGVTHTIVRAAEEIHLDLSQSTAVIQGFGNVGSVAANELYALGVKILAISDHTAAYHDPKGLNIPEIIAYVTKHGVLKGYSTECLTDPSTILTIKCDVLVPAAVERVITEEIANKIECRILAEAANGPTTVEADVVFAQRPEIFIIPDILCNSGGVTVSYFEWVQDLQQFFWEEEEIINRMKKIMDKGFYDTVKSAKELKVSNRMAATCAGLKRVHMARQARGLFP encoded by the coding sequence ATGTTCGATATTTATGGTGGCCCTGTATTTGGCATGGCACGTCAGCAATTTTTACAAGCAGCAGATATTTTGGAAATTCCTAGCGATCAGCGCGATCGATTACTATATCCAAAAAGAGCCATTGCCGTGACTTGCCCCATTCATCGGGATGATGGATCAACTATTGTTTATGAAGGCTATCGCGTACAACATCATTTGAGCTTGGGACCAGCAAAAGGCGGGGTGAGGTTTTCACCTCATGTGGATATTGGTGAAGTTGCAGCATTATCTTTGTGGATGAGCTGGAAATGCGCATTAATGAATTTGCCTTATGGTGGTGCAAAAGGTGGCGTTCGCGTTGATCCTTATTCATTATCTCCTAAAGAATTAGAAGCATTATCAAGACGCTTTATGCAAGAGCTAATTCCTTTTGTTGGTCCGCATGTTGATGTGATGGCTCCTGATATTGGCACGAATGAACAAGTGATGGCTTGGTTTATGGATACTTATTCCAATGATGCTGGTCAAACGGTCACCGAAATTGTTACAGGCAAGCCCGTCAGCTGTGGTGGAACCGTTGGACGTAGAGAAGCCACTGGGCGCGGTGTTACCCATACAATTGTTCGAGCAGCCGAAGAAATTCATTTAGATCTTTCTCAATCAACCGCTGTCATCCAAGGATTTGGGAACGTTGGTTCTGTTGCTGCAAATGAATTATATGCTTTGGGGGTTAAAATCCTAGCTATCAGCGATCATACTGCTGCTTATCATGATCCAAAAGGATTAAATATTCCCGAAATTATCGCCTATGTTACAAAACATGGTGTTTTAAAAGGATATTCAACCGAATGTCTGACTGATCCAAGCACAATCTTGACGATTAAATGTGACGTTTTGGTTCCTGCAGCGGTTGAACGGGTCATTACCGAAGAAATTGCAAATAAAATTGAATGCAGAATATTGGCAGAGGCTGCAAATGGTCCTACCACTGTAGAAGCTGATGTTGTATTTGCACAGCGTCCAGAGATTTTTATCATTCCTGATATTTTATGTAACTCTGGTGGTGTCACTGTCAGTTACTTTGAATGGGTTCAAGATTTACAACAATTCTTCTGGGAAGAAGAAGAGATTATTAATCGTATGAAAAAAATCATGGATAAAGGGTTTTATGATACGGTTAAAAGTGCCAAAGAATTGAAAGTAAGCAATCGCATGGCTGCTACTTGTGCAGGGTTGAAGCGTGTTCATATGGCTAGACAAGCCAGAGGCTTGTTCCCATAA
- the putA gene encoding bifunctional proline dehydrogenase/L-glutamate gamma-semialdehyde dehydrogenase PutA: MSVFSQFDDILHSQTPLRDKITEATRRSEIECIQTLIPQATVSDAMNKQITNHAKALTQYLRNHRNLKGVETIVQEFSLSSAEGIALMCLAEALLRIPDVETRDALIRDKISTGDWTSHTGFKKPIFTNAAAWGLAITGKLVTPVKENTLAAALAKLAQRRGENVIRLSLDRAMRMMGEQFVLGQTIEEALKHSQKLEKIGFRYSYDMLGEAAITKEDAERYRLDYEKALHAIGKSAQGSTVYERNGLSIKLSALHPRYSRAQHDRVMAELLPVLTNLILLARQYNIGINIDAEESERLELSLDLMEAICHHPELQNWNGIGFVVQAYGRRCPYVLDYLIDLARRTNRRLMIRLVKGAYWDSEIKKSQVEGQSDFPVYTRKIYTDISYIACARKLLAHRDAVFPQFATHNVRTLTTIFALAGKNYDPEQYEFQCLHGMGEQLYNKVVQAEHLSRPCRIYAPVGTHETLLAYLVRRLLENGANSSFVNQIGNDTISIDQLIADPVAEALKINPVGSPHAGIKAPLSIYGKDRVNSKGVDFNNEFTLEALSEALNASPVSWESLPIIAAKAIQSKNKPLEVLNPANHKDKVGTVIEASTEDVNQAFQSAVKAAKDWASTAPAQRAIPLLKAADLLEEQLYPLLGLIVREAGKSFLNALAEVREAVDFLRYYAKTIEKGYDNKTHIALGGPVVCISPWNFPLAIFLGQVSAALAAGNPVIAKPAEETPLIAAKAVQILHEAGIPDGVLQLLPGKGDVGAALVSHKDVHGVMFTGSTAVAREISKNLANRRSPAGDIIPFVAETGGQNSLIVDSSALAEQVVVDIIASAFDSAGQRCSALRVLCVQKDCADRVVTMLRGATNELIVGNPLSLKTDIGPVISQEALDRLNKHVEYMKGKGFKVWSLPLPEQAQNGTFMMPTIIEINQISDIPDEIFGPVLHIIRYKRSQLDQLIDTINNTGFGLTFGVHSRIGEMIENTTNRIHAGNIYINRNIIGAIVGVQPFGGRGLSGTGPKAGAPFIIRRLLKQCPAYTDLPKQTPPTVAQQWLRWLEQYHPVFAQTAHELLSHSIVSTNIELKGPVGEENIYKLSPRGAILCIANTQDILFRQITLALGCGNSVLLLASDELTQWMDQLPHQLATQITKVKKADEKPCVVILGEKDFPVFEQARQTLAFTDHGIVPSFDVDEDLNPSDFLMEEQSVSINTTAAGGNASLMTIE; encoded by the coding sequence ATGTCTGTTTTCTCTCAATTTGATGATATTTTACATTCACAAACTCCATTAAGAGACAAAATTACAGAGGCAACACGCCGCTCTGAAATTGAATGTATACAAACACTTATTCCACAAGCAACCGTATCAGATGCAATGAATAAGCAAATCACAAACCATGCCAAAGCCTTGACGCAATATTTAAGGAACCATCGGAATTTAAAGGGTGTTGAAACCATTGTTCAGGAATTCTCGCTTTCTTCTGCCGAAGGCATCGCGTTGATGTGCCTAGCAGAGGCGTTATTGCGTATTCCCGATGTTGAAACAAGAGATGCATTAATTCGTGATAAAATTAGTACAGGAGATTGGACATCTCATACTGGTTTTAAGAAACCTATTTTCACCAATGCTGCTGCTTGGGGACTAGCAATTACAGGTAAACTCGTCACACCAGTTAAAGAAAACACCTTGGCTGCTGCGCTTGCGAAACTTGCACAACGTCGTGGTGAGAATGTTATTCGCCTTAGCCTTGACAGAGCAATGCGTATGATGGGTGAGCAATTCGTCCTTGGACAAACAATCGAAGAAGCTCTGAAACATAGTCAAAAACTTGAAAAGATTGGCTTTCGCTATTCCTATGATATGCTTGGAGAAGCTGCAATTACTAAAGAAGATGCTGAACGATATCGCCTTGACTATGAAAAAGCACTTCATGCTATTGGTAAATCTGCGCAAGGTAGCACAGTTTACGAACGTAATGGGTTATCTATCAAATTATCAGCATTACACCCAAGATATTCCCGCGCCCAACATGACAGAGTGATGGCGGAATTGCTACCTGTTTTGACCAATTTAATTCTATTAGCACGCCAATATAATATTGGTATTAACATTGATGCCGAAGAAAGCGAACGCCTTGAACTTTCACTCGATTTGATGGAAGCCATTTGCCATCATCCAGAATTGCAAAACTGGAATGGTATTGGGTTTGTTGTACAAGCCTATGGTCGCAGATGCCCTTATGTTCTTGATTATTTAATTGATTTGGCTCGTCGAACCAATCGTCGTTTAATGATTCGCTTGGTAAAAGGGGCTTATTGGGATAGTGAGATTAAAAAATCTCAAGTTGAAGGACAATCTGACTTCCCCGTTTATACAAGAAAAATTTATACCGATATCAGCTATATTGCATGCGCACGTAAATTATTAGCCCATCGTGATGCTGTTTTTCCACAATTTGCAACACATAATGTCAGAACTTTGACTACTATTTTTGCCCTTGCAGGGAAAAATTACGACCCAGAACAATATGAATTCCAATGCTTGCACGGCATGGGTGAACAATTATACAACAAAGTCGTTCAAGCTGAACATTTATCCAGACCTTGTCGAATTTACGCACCAGTTGGAACACATGAAACGCTGCTCGCTTATCTAGTCCGTCGTTTATTAGAAAATGGTGCCAATTCTTCGTTTGTAAACCAAATTGGTAATGATACAATTTCAATCGATCAACTTATTGCTGACCCAGTTGCTGAAGCATTAAAAATCAATCCTGTTGGCAGTCCACATGCGGGGATCAAGGCACCTTTGTCTATTTATGGCAAAGATAGAGTCAATTCTAAAGGGGTCGATTTTAATAATGAATTTACCCTAGAAGCCTTATCTGAAGCATTAAACGCCTCTCCAGTAAGTTGGGAATCACTACCGATTATTGCTGCAAAAGCGATCCAATCCAAAAATAAGCCTCTAGAAGTTTTAAACCCAGCCAATCATAAAGATAAGGTTGGAACCGTCATTGAAGCATCCACGGAAGACGTGAACCAAGCGTTTCAATCTGCTGTTAAGGCAGCTAAAGATTGGGCATCAACAGCACCTGCACAAAGGGCTATTCCATTACTAAAGGCAGCTGATTTATTAGAAGAACAACTTTATCCATTATTAGGTTTAATTGTTCGTGAAGCTGGGAAGTCTTTCCTTAATGCATTGGCAGAAGTCAGAGAAGCTGTCGATTTCTTAAGATATTATGCAAAAACCATTGAAAAAGGATATGATAATAAAACACATATTGCTTTGGGTGGTCCAGTCGTTTGTATTAGCCCTTGGAATTTCCCTCTTGCTATCTTCCTTGGACAGGTTTCTGCTGCTTTGGCTGCGGGTAATCCTGTAATTGCCAAACCCGCAGAAGAAACCCCGTTAATTGCTGCAAAAGCGGTTCAAATTCTTCATGAAGCAGGCATTCCTGATGGTGTATTACAATTATTACCTGGCAAAGGGGATGTTGGGGCGGCTTTAGTGTCTCATAAAGATGTTCATGGTGTCATGTTTACAGGCTCTACCGCTGTTGCACGTGAAATTTCAAAAAACCTTGCGAACAGAAGATCGCCTGCGGGTGATATTATTCCTTTCGTTGCGGAAACTGGTGGGCAAAATTCTCTGATCGTAGATTCTTCTGCCCTTGCTGAACAAGTTGTTGTTGATATTATTGCGTCTGCATTTGACAGTGCGGGTCAACGTTGTTCTGCATTACGTGTCTTGTGTGTTCAAAAAGATTGCGCAGATCGTGTTGTTACCATGTTACGTGGTGCGACCAATGAATTAATCGTTGGCAATCCACTAAGCTTGAAAACGGATATTGGACCTGTGATTAGTCAAGAAGCCTTAGATCGTTTGAATAAGCATGTAGAGTATATGAAAGGAAAAGGCTTCAAAGTCTGGTCATTGCCTTTACCTGAACAAGCTCAAAATGGCACGTTCATGATGCCAACTATCATTGAAATTAATCAAATCTCAGATATTCCTGACGAAATTTTTGGTCCTGTTCTGCATATTATTCGTTATAAACGCAGCCAACTCGACCAATTGATTGACACCATTAATAATACTGGATTTGGTCTGACCTTTGGGGTGCATTCTCGTATTGGTGAAATGATTGAAAATACCACCAATAGAATCCACGCAGGGAATATTTACATTAATCGTAATATTATCGGTGCGATTGTTGGGGTTCAACCTTTTGGTGGTCGTGGTCTTTCTGGAACAGGTCCAAAGGCTGGGGCGCCTTTTATTATCAGAAGATTATTAAAACAATGCCCTGCTTATACAGATTTACCTAAACAAACCCCTCCAACCGTTGCACAACAATGGCTCAGATGGCTTGAACAATATCACCCTGTTTTTGCACAAACTGCTCATGAGCTTTTATCCCATAGTATCGTCAGTACAAATATAGAATTAAAAGGTCCAGTCGGTGAAGAAAATATCTATAAATTATCCCCTCGTGGAGCTATATTATGTATTGCAAACACACAAGATATCTTGTTCCGTCAAATCACATTGGCTCTGGGATGTGGAAATTCTGTTTTACTGCTTGCTTCTGATGAACTTACGCAATGGATGGATCAATTACCTCATCAATTAGCAACACAAATTACCAAAGTCAAAAAAGCTGATGAAAAACCTTGTGTTGTTATTTTAGGAGAAAAAGATTTCCCAGTATTTGAACAGGCTCGTCAAACATTGGCATTTACCGATCATGGTATTGTGCCTTCATTTGATGTTGATGAAGACCTCAACCCAAGTGATTTCTTAATGGAAGAACAATCGGTTAGTATCAATACAACTGCCGCTGGTGGTAATGCGTCTTTGATGACGATTGAGTAA
- a CDS encoding IS6 family transposase encodes MSIGIYSKLILRSRDDFKGRHFNGLMIIQAVNWYLRYCLSYRDIEELFLERGINIDHSTLNRWVLRYAPLLEKRLRSYRKPHCGEVRIDETYIKVKGQWKYLYRAIDKNGTAIDFLLTAKRNIKAAQRFFRKAFKKDGLFAPTHIGTDKALPFPKTIQTMKNEHILPNHCVHETKKSLQQGIENDHFRVKRIIPKNGCFQSFHTARKTLKGYEAILWIKKGLGFKEKWTINEQIKLIKNLFGLNKPLAC; translated from the coding sequence ATGTCTATTGGTATCTATAGCAAGCTTATATTAAGATCTAGGGATGATTTTAAAGGTCGTCATTTTAATGGATTGATGATTATCCAAGCGGTAAACTGGTATTTACGCTATTGTCTTAGCTATCGAGACATTGAGGAATTGTTTTTAGAACGTGGGATAAATATAGATCATAGCACGTTAAATCGTTGGGTATTACGTTATGCACCACTATTAGAAAAGCGATTAAGAAGCTATAGAAAACCCCATTGTGGTGAGGTGAGGATTGATGAAACCTATATCAAAGTAAAAGGTCAGTGGAAGTATCTATATAGAGCCATTGATAAGAATGGAACTGCTATTGATTTCTTATTAACAGCTAAAAGAAATATCAAAGCAGCACAACGTTTCTTTAGAAAGGCGTTTAAAAAAGATGGTCTATTCGCTCCAACCCATATTGGAACAGATAAAGCATTACCGTTTCCAAAAACCATACAGACCATGAAGAATGAGCATATCCTTCCCAATCACTGCGTTCATGAAACCAAGAAATCTTTACAACAGGGAATAGAAAATGATCATTTTAGAGTAAAGAGAATTATTCCAAAGAATGGTTGCTTTCAGTCTTTTCATACCGCAAGGAAAACACTCAAAGGATATGAGGCCATTCTCTGGATTAAAAAAGGACTGGGTTTTAAAGAAAAATGGACAATCAACGAACAAATAAAGCTCATTAAAAATTTATTCGGTTTAAATAAACCTCTCGCTTGCTAA
- a CDS encoding outer membrane protein, with protein MQQKNQKYLERYQYYDYDTDSLSYQYNYGKSGGTHTNAKLGGGIAIGYNFDNHFKVPIRAEIDVMARMGDSSNYLRDCQSRHNYWLEGKTDYENRINNKVRLNTFMFNAFYDFKNKSAFTPYLMAGVGLASFKHTSIPNVSYIDYDSTNQITGYFKNSIKASRTTNNFAWNAGAGVRYKINKDFDLDFSYRYLGAGKSSLTTWKQAPSTYFYGSSEKSKIKVVTQDIMLGLTYNF; from the coding sequence TTGCAACAGAAAAATCAGAAATATTTGGAACGCTATCAGTACTACGACTATGATACAGATAGTCTCTCTTATCAATATAATTATGGCAAATCAGGTGGCACACATACAAATGCTAAATTAGGCGGTGGTATTGCGATTGGTTATAATTTTGACAATCATTTCAAAGTTCCTATTCGAGCTGAAATTGACGTGATGGCTCGTATGGGTGACAGTTCTAATTATCTACGAGATTGTCAATCACGTCATAATTATTGGTTAGAAGGGAAAACCGATTATGAAAATAGAATTAATAATAAAGTACGGTTAAACACTTTTATGTTTAATGCTTTTTATGATTTTAAAAACAAATCAGCTTTTACCCCATATCTGATGGCTGGTGTTGGTTTGGCATCGTTTAAACATACATCTATACCAAATGTTTCATACATAGATTATGATTCTACAAATCAAATTACAGGATATTTTAAAAACAGTATCAAAGCATCACGCACAACAAATAATTTTGCTTGGAATGCCGGAGCTGGGGTTCGATATAAAATTAACAAAGATTTTGATTTGGATTTCAGTTATCGATATTTAGGCGCCGGCAAATCATCTCTTACGACCTGGAAACAAGCCCCATCTACATATTTTTATGGAAGTTCCGAAAAATCAAAGATAAAAGTCGTAACCCAAGATATCATGCTTGGACTTACTTATAACTTCTAA